A portion of the Rhinolophus sinicus isolate RSC01 linkage group LG03, ASM3656204v1, whole genome shotgun sequence genome contains these proteins:
- the LRRC74A gene encoding leucine-rich repeat-containing protein 74A encodes MFYCEFEAPPAVEKNKPARESSETDLEIEDTEKYFTAGQRELYMEACKLLGVAPVSYFLRNMEEACMNLNHHGLGPNGTKAIAIALVSNTTVITLELADNCIMEMGVLSLMEMLQENYYIQEMNISDNDLGLEGARIISDFLQRNVSSLLKLQLSGNNFKDESAELFLQALSVNYRIKNMDLSHNQFSDKGGELLGQMLALNVGLLSLDLSWNHICSQGAVAFCNGLRVNVTLKTLDLSMNGFGNEGAAALGEALRFNSSLAHLDVSSNNINNEGVSKISKGLEFNESLKFLKLFLNPMSVDGATLLILSIKRNPKSKMEKLDISNVLVSEQFMKMLDGVHAVHPQLDVVYKTT; translated from the exons ATGTTCTACTGTGAGTTCGAAGCTCCCCCggctgttgaaaaaaataaaccagcCCGGGAGAGCTCAGAAACAGACCTTGAGATTGAAG ATACCGAGAAATATTTCACCGCCGGACAAAGGGAGCTGTACATGGAGGCCTGCAAACTGTTGGGCGTAGCACCTGTCTCCTACTTCCTCCGCAACATGGAGGAGGCCTGCATGAACCTCAACCACCACGGGCTGGGACCCAATGGTACCAAGGCTATTGCTATAGCCCTGGTG TCCAACACGACTGTGATCACCCTGGAGCTGGCAGACAATTGTATCATGGAGATGGGCGTCCTGAGTCTGATGGAGATGCTACAAGAGAACTACTACATCCAGGAGATG aATATATCTGACAATGATCTTGGTTTGGAGGGAGCCAGAATCATCTCAGACTTTCTCCAAAGAAATGTCTCTTCGCTCTTGAAGCTTCAGCTTTCAG GAAATAACTTCAAGGATGAATCTGCAGAGCTGTTCTTGCAGGCCCTGTCG GTCAATTACCGAATTAAGAACATGGATCTCAGTCACAACCAATTCTCTGATAAGGGAGGGGAGCTCCTGGGACAGATGCTGG ccctCAATGTAGGGCTCCTGTCACTGGATCTGAGCTGGAACCACATCTGCTCACAGGGAGCTGTGGCCTTCTGCAACGGTCTCCGG GTTAATGTGACACTCAAGACACTGGATCTCTCCATGAATGGCTTTGGAAATGAGGGGGCCGCCGCCCTAGGGGAGGCCCTCAGATTcaacagctccctggcccacctAGATGTCAGCAGCAACAATATCAACAATGAAGGGGTCTCCAAAATCAGCAAAGGACTGGAGTTCAATGAAAGCCTGAAATTTCTGAAG CTTTTTCTGAACCCTATGAGTGTGGATGGGGCTACTTTACTGATCCTGTCCATCAAGAGGAACCCCAAATCCAAGATGGAAAAGCTTGACATTTCC AATGTGCTGGTGTCCGAGCAGttcatgaaaatgttagatgGGGTGCATGCTGTCCATCCCCAGCTAGATGTGGTATACAAGACAACATAA